The region TCAGGGCTGAAAGTTTGCTATGTTAGCCAAGAAAAGAACCAAAGTTATCACATGTGTGTGACTAAGCTCACAAATCATTATACTCTCCAAAAGAAGTATAAAGAACTACCGTACACTTCACAACTCACTTTGCCAATTCCTTGTTCTGTTCCTCAAGTTTCCTTAACTCTTCCTATTGAgagattaataattattattgaagtaATTAATTAGTGTTTTATCCAATTTTTGCATTTGGCTTGATCGAAACTCCTTTTGAATGCTTGAAATGAGGAAATTGTGTGTACcgtatatataattatatcaacAGTCAGCCTTTTATTATAGTAAGTCTTCTCAAAATTACTGTTAAATAGTCAAATTGTTCATGTTAACTTTGATACAAGCATACTTGCTCAACATGCATTTTATGACTAAAATCTTTTTTACATAACCCTCctcagtgcagtttttttttaatctatGACACAGTGTAAATTACACCATACCTTCTTTCCTCCCATTTCCAACCTCATTTTCTTCTGGTCATCATATGTCTGACTGTAAAAATGAAAGCAGGTGGAGAATTGGTACATTTAAAATTTGACAATCACagcattttaaaatgttttgaattttgtgcTTTCTCATTAGAATTCTAATCCCTTACTTGGTCTCTTTTGTGACCTTCTTAAGTTCTTCCTCCTTAACATCCAGTTCTCTCAACAACCTCTATAAAATAAGGAACAAAATAATTCTCCACATTTTTTAACAGAGTACAATAAATGCAATAAACACAGCAACGATCAGTGAGGGcctcccggggggggggggggtggatgttcccttgttcctcaaaaataaattaaggaGTTCCCTTAAATTCACTTTTACTGAGTTCCCCTGTTCCCAGAAATTCCGCTCCATGTTCCCTTGATCACCAAAAATATTCCTCACTGTTCCCTACAATTCCtctcatattttattttttcatggttagttattttcataggttttaccaaaaaatgagagaaattgTGATACTTTGCCAGTGTTTTGTCATCGGAAAGGCCTTTTTGCCCCTACTCTAAAATACAACTGCACTGAGGGCTAATTATTCATAGCTTTCCCTACATTTTCCTATTGTTTCCCCCATCCCCCTACCCTACCCCTACCCCTCACTCCCCAAATTCCTCCTTCTCTCCTTCCCTGTCCTAGCTTCTCCAGTTCTTCATCTTTAATTCCATAGCTTGCctcattttcttgttctttccgGGTTATTTCTTGCATTATCTCATCGGCAGTTCTTAGATCATCTCTGGCTCCTCTGCCACGGCCTCTACCTCCTCTGCTCCAGCCTCTCCCTTGTCCTCTGCCTCTTCCACTCCCACTTCCACGTCCTTAGGAGAAAAATGATCATATGGAGTCAGCCTTTGTTTGAGTTAGGAAGCATTCACAAAAACTTGGTGAGGGGAAGGGGGTCTGATGAGAAAATGGCTGAgcctaaaaaaaagaagaggtaAAAAGGAAGTGTTCAAAAAACGTAGATTTCCCCAAGTGTGGTATCcaaaagtttaaattttaatgtaCCTAAGAGAAAGAACAATGTCTCATCATTACCctccccccccaaaaaaaatttttgtgcatgcactcttttgtcgtttttgttataaacaataaaatttcttGGATTTCCACCGAATACGTGCTTTTTGGATGGAGAGAAGTCCCTTCAAATGGCAAACGAAATGGTTCTTCTTTGACAAGAAAGGCGGTTTAGTACGTGTAGCATGACTATTTTTCCcattaataagaaaaatagtCATGCTACACGTACTAAATATTAATGgtgaatttttgttgttgttgtgtccTGCATAATTAATTCACTATCACTGCTTTTGTGATTTTTCTCGTAATTTCTCAGTCTTCATACGCTCAAATTACCCAGTGATGAAAGAAATGATTTTCATATGGCGCTAGCTCAAATGAACTTCTTCGTTTCAATTAGTGCAAATTATCTATTTCTGTCGTGCAATGTGGTGTTAAATATTGGGCAAGCTATCAGAGGCCAACATTAGCCATCATTATCCGGCATCTCATCAACCTTGCTGGGCTGCACTGCGACCAACTGCGGTCACGTGGAAAATGATTCGTCCCTTATTGGCTGTGGACAGCAATTGCGTTAACTCGCTTACATTCAACTATTTCTGGGACATGGACTCgaaaaactttttcttttttttttttttttttaactggaGAAACAATTTATCGGAGCTTATTCATTCCACATGTGACTGATATCAAAAATATAGCCGGTAATTTCGACAAGGAAAGAATTATTTCTATGTCGAGAGCAAAAGAGTGACTTCAAGGTGAAATACTAGGGTGAGTGAACAACAATTATTGCGTGTTTATTGCGTTGCTTTAAGCCGGTGAATTAAATAACTTTCATGGACTTAACCTCTGACCAAATAAGAATACAGTTTGTTTCAGtgataaattatatatttaatACTGACATTCCAATTGCTGTTCGTAGTTTGTAAGTGGTTTTACAGCCATGTTGTGCTTCCATTGTCATGCTAGATTTGTTCTAAAAGACTTCATACGCAAAGTTCTTGTGGttttctctcatttttgttgttgatgaaacatttttagcagttgtttttcttttacttgaaACTTCATGTGAAAAATTCGCAGTGATATGTACGCAACTGCGAAAGTTGGTTTATGCGAGCCGACCAAGGTAGAATGTTGACTTTGTATTGTCATTCatcgcgttttttttttctcttatttccAGTGCCGTCCCTTGGGAGAATTTTTATAGCGTTCATACTTTGTCCATGACCCAAACAAAGTTAATTTATAGTTACTTTTAGTAACAATTTTAATTCCAAAAAAGTTAGAACTATTTTATTGCTGTTCACTTATAAgttgcatttgtttttgtcagcTTGCCTCACTCGGAAAACTTTTTATTTATATAAAAATTCAATCATAAACCAAGGTGTTTACTGATTGTTTCGAGTCGTATCCTTTGGGGACAGTGAACCGACACATGCAGCCCAGGCTCAattgcaagaagtttgtttgACGGACAAACAAGAGAACAGTGAGAAAATTGCAGTACACAGTGAAGAAATGTAAAGAAAGAGAGCGACTTTTCGCATGGCTAGAAATACATATTTGTGCGCCACTGCCGGGCGAAAGTAAAATGCCTCCAGTAAATACCAACCTATACCTAATTATTTTCCTGTCCTCTTTTAAATATTTGTCTTAATGTCATTGCGTTTCGCAGTTTTTTTGCATCTGAGCAGTTTATTTTACTTCAGGGTCAAAGTGAAAGGAGATCGCTTGTTCCCCAATGTTTCCTCCTGTCGCTGTAGGTTTTTCAGGGACTTAATTAAGTTACGGTAATCTTCACAGCCAAGAGAAACAATCCTACCTCTGAAGGGACGAGCATCCATGATTCTTGTTTTCGTAGTATTTACTCAAAAAATTTTCCCACAAAAGTTCTCGGTAGCTTCACAATAGCATCTACCAACTCGGAATGAGTATCCCTTTGTGACGAAATAAACGTTATATTTCGAATCAGATCTCGCGTGCGCCGTGCACGAGCGTGCGTGGGCTTCACGAGGTGGTGATTTTTTACCCTTTTGTTCAATTCCGGTCGTTACttcaggattttttttttttttttttagattctCAAACTCCTCGGTATCTCCTAACTGAAAGTAACAGAATTGCTTCGCTGGCTCAATTTGTCCCCATACATGacgtattttcgctaaaagcTGAGAATGAGTGAGGGGAGAAGTCGAATTTAAGGCTTCGCAAAcaatttggaagaaaaagcGCTAAAGAAATATCCGAACAAGGCGATATTAATTTAGTTTGTTTTGCATACCAAACTATAAGAATGCGACGCGTATGCCAAGGTTCAGGCAGGTCCCTTGAACTTTTACGATGGCTTTTATTTATGCCATTGGGAGaagttttaaaataactaTCAAAAGAAATTACGCTATTACGATTGGTACACTAAGTAGATTGCTTAATATTCTCGCGAcagttttttcaaccagtgACAATCGCACTGTCCGCCTGAATTTTCCTCaactttgagcaagttacaggcaATTGCTAGGATTTCTAATTAATCATACACTCGGTAGCTTGCTTGGTTAAAACGTAAATCGATTGCATTGACCATTAGGTCAATCGCTTCGAAGTATACGCGCCTGTAATGATCTTGTGGTGTCGTTGGATATGATGGAGCCCCTGTTCCAATTTCAAACCTGCTAGGTTGCCGTCTTTGTCTGGATAAGGCTGGTTCCGAGACGGAAGGATGCGGTTTACTCTTAATTAATACAGTGTCATAGAATGATTTAAAGTACTCGTTATTACGCATCTTCTCCAGGACCTGTTTAGTAACATTGGCAACTCGTTGTCCACTAACTGCCGACATCTTTGtcttttgtaatgttttggaaaGGTTATCTGTATGGGAAAAAAGTCTCTCATCCAAATTTAGACCAAAGAAGAAGTCAAAGGTATTCATTTGCGCTTCACATCCAATAACCCTGCCACGTACATCTGCTTGTAGCTTTTGATCAAGACAAACGATCCATTCCTGAAGAAGGGCTGAGTAGTTATCTATGGTACGTTGAAAGCAGCTTGCTCCCACTGTCCATCTGGTAGGACAAAGGGTTATAATGCCTCCGGCTGCATGTTCTTCATCAAGGTTTTCCTTTATGTCTCCCAGTAGACGTTCCCGTTTTGGAGAAAATTTAATGAGGGTAACGATTTCTTTTGCCGTGTCCATTGTATTCAAGAGCAATTTACAGTTTTTCACTGTGTCTTTTACACTCAAACTTAAGGAATGTCCATGACAGTGAGTGGGATGAGCCTTGGGTTGAACATCCTGGATTCTCTTAGCTACACCAGTTTTATGCCCAAGCATATTACTTGCACCGTCGTAACACTGCCCTCTACAGTACGCTAATGATAATTGCAGTTTTAGTAACACAGCTTTAATCACCGAAACTATAGTTTCCGCACCTGTATCAGGTATGTTAAAAAAACCGAGAAAATCTTCATGGACCTCCATGCTTTTATCAATCCAGCGAATACATATGGTTAACTGTTCCTTGTTACTTACATCTGTATATTCGTCGGCGATAATTGCAAAAAATCCACCACGGATATCTGCTACTAAATCGCGGATGACATTATTTGCCATTATAGAAATAATTTCGTTTCGAATTTCGTGTGAGGTGTACTTATCGTCCTTCTTCTCTAGCCATTTTAACAAGACAGGTTGGTCCTTCCCTCTTAATTTGAGCAGCTGAATAAAGTTAGATTCTTCGTCCGTGTCTCCTTGCATCGGCATTGCTTGTCGAGCAAGGTACTGCAAACATTCTATGATTTTAAGGAGACAAAACCGATTAGTTGCCATAGTTTTTTTGGCTGCATCGTTGGACATTTGAATGACATTTCCGCAAGTGTTAGGAATGCTTATTTGGTACTCCATGGCCAGCTTGTGACACTCAGAAACTTGGTGTTCCTTGAATCGTACCAAAGCCTTCTTCCAGTTGGAAAATCCTTGTGAAATAAAAACCCATTCTTTATTTCTAGAAGCGCGCAGATTCAATTTCTCATTCTGTTGGGCGCAAATGAAACACAGCACGGAATCGCTTTGCTCATTATAATGGAGCCAGGGAAAGTCGTTGAACCATTTTGGCTGAAACGAGCGATTCTGTTTgccaaatgttttctttggaaagttaaaatttgTAGGTTGAAACGGTTCTGTTATATGGAGATTGTCTGTTAAAGACTGACCCGGTGATGCGGAATGTTCTGCCTCTAGTTGTTGGATGTGGACTGTGGGACTGCGTGGTTGTTCGGCCGTTGATTTCGTAGTTTGCATATCCGTTAATGCTGTATTGCCAATTggctgacaagatcttttgCACGCAGgttctaaagaaaaaaaaaaaaacttaataatcATATAATTATACGAAATGTTATACATATGTATAGCAGTAAgaagttattttttcacaagttaaatAAGGCATCGAAATCCCAAATTTTACCTTCAATACAGCACTGTTCCGTTTTAGAAAAAAAGTCAGAAATTTTCGACCTTTTCTTCTTGGCAAAGCCAGTAGCTTGTGAAGTGCCAGTTTCCTTGTCCATGTTACCATAAATCATGTGCGCTTCTTTGTTCATTATCACAGCAGGATTGAATGATCCAGGATGACCATAGCTGTAACTGATTCTCCGTTTCAAATATTTAAGGCGGTAAACTGCTCTGGTAAATAAAGTACGTCCAGCCAAAGCCCACTCAAGCTTATCAagtaatgaaatttcatcatttcCATGCTCTACTAATCTAATGGCGTCTAGAAACACCGTTCCAAGAGCTAGCGAAAATATAAACATGAGCTTGAAATTCATTATTGggcaagcgaaaatctagtcGTCTGCTCCTAACGAGAAACTCTGCAAACTGTCTACTCAGACACCAAGAAAACCGCCAAAAAACTATATTGGATCGAAATGAAGCAATCAGGAAAAAGCAATGCTTCCTCTGAGGTCCGCACGTTTGACATAAAATAACGCGATAAACTTTTTTGTGTAAGACTttgctaaaaaattgaaataataatttaatcaGCCAAAAAAGTGGGGGGCTAAAGCCCCCCCAGCCCCACCCTCTCCGCGGTGGCTGTTGATTCATCGCACTCTTTTCTggtgttgtgattggtcgaagcAAGCACTTTCgcattggtttttcgacagtcatttgaaatccGCTCTAAAAAGACGATGAGTTTTCTGAGTAATCCTCCGTTGTTCTAGAATTTGActgaaattgaattaattaattaag is a window of Acropora palmata chromosome 11, jaAcrPala1.3, whole genome shotgun sequence DNA encoding:
- the LOC141897781 gene encoding uncharacterized protein LOC141897781, yielding MQEITRKEQENERLLRELDVKEEELKKVTKETNQTYDDQKKMRLEMGGKKEELRKLEEQNKELANKLSALKAEIQLKDESVQNQEQERKERAVEELKVQLSKAIQEVRDSPPIKL